The following proteins come from a genomic window of Mycobacterium sp. DL:
- a CDS encoding prenyltransferase, which yields MAEIPSVPGVFTTEQCLQTAESIAATQESTGAIPWSDGGHTDPWDHIENAMALTAAGLLGPARAAFEWSRRTQRPDGTWPIQLRDGVVEDPNSDSNFCAYIATGVWHHILVTDDRRFAEAMWPVVAKAIDFVLELQGSTGEIAWARSPAGIADEALLTGCASIHHSIRCALALADYIGVPEPEWEVAVGRLGHAIAHHPEVFVTKDRWSMEWYYPVLGGALRGSQAQARIDERWDDFVVEGLGIRCVDDRPWVTGAETCELVMALEALGDRERAHQQFSAMHHLREGDGSYWTGLVYSDGKRWPVERTTWTGAAVILAADALSSTTPGCGIFRGADLPRGLEGEYDCECATSER from the coding sequence ATGGCTGAGATCCCCAGCGTGCCGGGTGTGTTCACCACTGAGCAGTGTCTGCAGACAGCGGAGTCGATCGCCGCGACGCAGGAGTCGACCGGGGCGATCCCCTGGTCTGACGGTGGCCACACCGACCCGTGGGATCACATCGAGAACGCGATGGCGCTGACGGCCGCGGGACTGCTCGGCCCGGCGCGGGCAGCCTTCGAGTGGTCGCGCCGGACGCAGCGACCCGACGGAACCTGGCCGATCCAGCTACGTGACGGCGTCGTCGAGGATCCCAACAGCGACAGCAACTTCTGTGCGTACATCGCCACCGGCGTCTGGCACCACATCCTGGTGACCGACGACCGGCGGTTCGCCGAGGCGATGTGGCCCGTGGTCGCCAAAGCCATCGACTTCGTTCTCGAACTCCAGGGCAGTACGGGCGAGATCGCCTGGGCGCGAAGCCCTGCCGGTATCGCCGACGAGGCACTGCTGACAGGTTGCGCGAGCATCCACCACAGCATCCGATGCGCGTTGGCGCTGGCCGACTACATCGGCGTACCGGAGCCGGAATGGGAGGTGGCGGTCGGGCGACTCGGTCACGCGATCGCTCACCACCCCGAGGTGTTCGTCACCAAGGACCGGTGGTCGATGGAGTGGTACTACCCGGTGCTCGGCGGTGCGTTGCGCGGGTCGCAGGCGCAGGCCCGCATCGACGAACGCTGGGACGATTTCGTCGTCGAGGGTCTGGGAATCCGCTGCGTCGACGACCGTCCGTGGGTCACCGGAGCCGAAACCTGTGAGCTGGTAATGGCTCTGGAGGCTCTCGGCGACCGGGAGCGGGCCCACCAACAGTTCTCGGCCATGCATCACCTGCGGGAGGGCGACGGCTCCTACTGGACGGGTCTGGTCTACTCCGACGGCAAGCGCTGGCCGGTGGAGCGCACCACCTGGACGGGTGCCGCGGTGATCCTCGCCGCCGACGCGCTGTCGTCCACCACGCCCGGCTGCGGCATCTTCCGCGGTGCGGATCTGCCGAGAGGCCTTGAGGGCGAATACGATTGCGAGTGCGCAACCAGCGAGCGCTAG
- a CDS encoding class I SAM-dependent methyltransferase — protein MLTVDFDRLGVGAGTKVIDVGCGAGRHTFEAFRRGADVVGFDQSASDLNDVDEILQAMKEQGEAPASARGEAVKGDALELPYGDGTFDCVIASEILEHVPADDRAIAELVRVLKPGGALAITVPRWLPERICWALSDSYHANEGGHIRIYRADELRDKVVAHGLELTHTEHAHALHSPFWWLKCAVGTEKSNNPVVAAYHKLLVWDMMSQPWLTRTAESALNPLIGKSVALYFRKADVADG, from the coding sequence ATGCTGACTGTGGACTTCGACCGACTCGGAGTCGGGGCCGGAACCAAGGTCATCGACGTCGGTTGTGGCGCGGGACGGCACACCTTCGAAGCTTTCCGACGAGGTGCCGACGTGGTCGGATTCGACCAGAGCGCATCGGATCTCAACGACGTCGACGAGATCCTGCAGGCGATGAAGGAGCAGGGGGAGGCGCCCGCATCGGCCAGAGGTGAGGCCGTCAAGGGTGATGCCCTGGAGTTGCCCTACGGCGACGGCACATTCGACTGCGTCATCGCCTCGGAGATCCTCGAGCATGTTCCCGCCGATGACCGTGCGATCGCCGAGTTGGTACGAGTCCTCAAACCCGGTGGTGCCCTGGCGATCACGGTTCCACGCTGGCTTCCCGAGCGGATCTGCTGGGCACTCTCGGACTCCTACCACGCCAACGAGGGCGGGCACATCCGCATCTACCGCGCCGACGAGTTGCGCGACAAGGTCGTCGCCCACGGCCTGGAGTTGACCCACACCGAACACGCGCACGCCCTGCATTCACCGTTCTGGTGGCTCAAATGTGCTGTCGGAACCGAGAAGTCGAACAATCCGGTGGTGGCTGCCTACCACAAGCTGCTGGTCTGGGACATGATGAGTCAGCCGTGGCTGACGCGCACCGCCGAGTCGGCCCTGAACCCGCTGATCGGCAAGAGCGTGGCACTCTATTTCCGCAAGGCCGACGTCGCCGATGGCTGA
- a CDS encoding glycosyltransferase family 4 protein: MRIALLSYRSKTHCGGQGVYVRHLSRGLVELGHDVEVFSGQPYPEGLDPRVRLTKVPSLDLYREPDPFRIPMPNEIKTRIDLQELFATWTAAFPEPKTFSLRAARLLAERRDDFDVVHDNQCLGTGLLSIARSGLPVVATVHHPITRDRVLDVAAAKWWRKPLVRRWYGFAEMQKTVARLIPELVTVSSTSAADIAEDFAVSADQLHVVPLGVDTELFQPSPHRVRNRIIAIASADVPLKGVSHLLHAVARLRVERDLELQLVAKLEPNGPTEKLIAELGISDIVHSSSGLSDSELASLLASAEVACIPSLYEGFSLPAVEAMASGTPIVASRAGALPEVVGADGECARLVKPADVDELTNVLGELLDSPIELRRLGANGRRRALDVFSWESVAAQTVAVYERACERVARC, encoded by the coding sequence ATGCGCATCGCCTTACTGTCCTACCGGAGCAAGACCCACTGCGGGGGCCAGGGCGTCTACGTCCGGCACCTGAGCCGCGGTCTTGTCGAACTCGGCCACGACGTCGAGGTCTTCTCCGGGCAGCCCTACCCCGAGGGCCTCGACCCCCGGGTGCGCCTGACCAAAGTGCCCAGCCTCGATCTCTACCGGGAGCCGGACCCGTTCCGCATCCCGATGCCCAACGAGATCAAGACCCGGATCGACCTGCAGGAGCTGTTCGCCACCTGGACCGCTGCCTTCCCGGAACCCAAGACCTTCAGCCTGCGTGCCGCGCGACTGCTGGCCGAGCGCCGCGACGACTTCGATGTGGTGCACGACAACCAGTGCCTGGGCACCGGGCTGCTGTCCATCGCTCGATCGGGCCTGCCGGTGGTCGCCACGGTGCACCACCCCATCACCCGTGACCGGGTCCTCGACGTGGCCGCCGCCAAGTGGTGGCGCAAGCCGCTGGTGCGCCGGTGGTACGGATTCGCGGAGATGCAGAAGACCGTCGCCCGGCTGATCCCCGAGTTGGTCACCGTGTCCTCGACATCGGCCGCCGACATCGCCGAGGATTTTGCCGTCAGCGCCGACCAACTCCACGTCGTACCGCTCGGGGTGGACACCGAACTGTTCCAACCGTCACCGCACCGGGTGCGCAACCGGATCATCGCCATCGCCAGCGCCGACGTCCCGCTCAAGGGTGTCAGCCACCTGCTGCACGCGGTGGCGCGGCTGCGCGTCGAACGTGATCTCGAGCTGCAGCTCGTCGCCAAACTGGAACCCAACGGCCCGACCGAGAAGCTCATCGCCGAGCTCGGCATCTCCGACATCGTGCACAGCTCGAGCGGGCTGAGCGATTCGGAGCTGGCGAGTCTGTTGGCCTCTGCCGAGGTCGCCTGCATCCCGTCGCTGTACGAGGGCTTCTCGTTGCCGGCCGTAGAGGCGATGGCCAGCGGCACCCCGATCGTCGCCAGCCGGGCGGGCGCGCTTCCCGAGGTGGTCGGCGCCGACGGCGAATGCGCCCGGCTGGTCAAGCCTGCCGACGTGGACGAACTGACGAATGTGCTTGGCGAACTGCTCGATTCACCGATCGAGCTGCGCAGACTCGGTGCCAACGGACGCCGCCGTGCTCTAGACGTCTTCAGTTGGGAATCCGTCGCCGCGCAGACCGTGGCCGTGTACGAGCGGGCCTGCGAAAGGGTTGCACGATGCTGA
- a CDS encoding PPOX class F420-dependent oxidoreductase, which produces MARKLATADVVTLPELLDFVRPRHRMVLTTFRAGESLQSSPVTGGVDGEGRIVVATYPQRAKSANIRRRPRASVVVLSDEFDGPYVQIDGHAEVIDLPEAVEGLVEYFRSVAGEHPDWEEYRQAMIDQRKCLIRVTPQRWGPVATGGFPPQ; this is translated from the coding sequence ATGGCCCGAAAGCTCGCCACGGCCGACGTGGTCACCCTGCCCGAACTGCTCGACTTCGTCCGGCCGCGGCACCGCATGGTGCTGACGACGTTCCGGGCAGGCGAATCACTGCAGAGTTCGCCGGTGACGGGCGGGGTCGACGGCGAGGGGCGCATCGTCGTCGCGACGTACCCGCAGCGCGCGAAGTCGGCGAACATCCGGCGCCGCCCGCGCGCGAGCGTGGTGGTCCTGTCCGACGAATTCGACGGCCCTTATGTCCAGATCGACGGCCATGCCGAGGTGATCGATCTGCCGGAGGCCGTCGAGGGTCTCGTCGAGTACTTCCGGTCGGTGGCCGGCGAGCATCCGGACTGGGAGGAGTACCGCCAGGCGATGATCGACCAACGGAAATGCCTGATCAGAGTCACTCCGCAACGGTGGGGTCCGGTGGCGACAGGCGGGTTTCCGCCGCAATAA
- a CDS encoding MFS transporter: protein MAGIGSAGVAEWRRYGSVPFAAGLGYSMGVIHVYCLGVFMEPLQNEFGWSRAQASVGLTIVGMAAAAAAVPIGLTVDRLGPRRVGLVGVTLMAAAFALLATATGSMANWIMLWALLAFASFWVQTTVWTSAVASRFETSRGLAFAVTLSGGSLAAAVFPPLATVLIGEWGWRGAFLGLGVLWGLLVLVVVGFFFRGAQDDRTAAPVRSQTIPVPAAADLPGLTLGEGLRSATFYKLLAAAGLFAFTTLGVVVHLVPILRDAGAEPLAAAGAASLVGVFSIIGRLGIGVLLDRFSGRFVGACAYLVPIVGSALLLFDGGNPVSQTAAAALFGLTLGAEVDVIAYLASRYFGLKNFGGLFGGLVAALSLGTAFGPLAAGATSDHFGGYSNFLILTMILMGASSLLLASLKAPPDWTVDAQPAVATGTEPAP from the coding sequence ATGGCCGGAATCGGGAGCGCGGGAGTCGCCGAATGGCGGCGATATGGCTCGGTGCCGTTTGCAGCCGGCCTGGGCTATTCGATGGGCGTCATCCACGTCTACTGCCTGGGCGTGTTCATGGAACCGCTGCAGAACGAGTTCGGCTGGAGCCGCGCCCAGGCCTCGGTAGGACTGACGATCGTCGGCATGGCCGCCGCCGCGGCGGCGGTGCCCATCGGGTTGACCGTCGACCGGTTGGGTCCCAGACGGGTGGGCCTGGTCGGTGTGACGCTCATGGCCGCGGCTTTCGCGCTGTTGGCCACGGCGACGGGTTCGATGGCCAACTGGATCATGCTGTGGGCGCTGTTGGCCTTCGCCTCCTTCTGGGTGCAGACCACCGTGTGGACGTCCGCGGTCGCCAGCCGGTTCGAGACATCGCGCGGGCTCGCCTTCGCGGTGACGCTGTCCGGGGGTTCACTGGCAGCCGCGGTGTTCCCGCCACTGGCCACTGTGTTGATCGGCGAATGGGGTTGGCGCGGGGCGTTTCTCGGCCTCGGTGTGCTGTGGGGTCTGCTCGTCCTCGTCGTCGTCGGGTTCTTCTTCCGCGGCGCACAGGACGACAGAACAGCCGCGCCCGTCCGCAGCCAGACGATCCCGGTGCCCGCAGCGGCCGACCTGCCCGGGCTCACACTCGGCGAAGGTCTGAGGTCGGCGACGTTCTACAAGCTTCTGGCCGCTGCCGGCCTCTTCGCCTTCACCACGCTGGGGGTGGTGGTGCACCTGGTGCCGATTCTGCGCGACGCGGGCGCCGAACCGCTCGCCGCAGCGGGCGCCGCCTCACTGGTCGGTGTCTTCTCGATCATCGGCCGTCTCGGCATCGGGGTGCTGCTGGACCGGTTCTCGGGTCGCTTCGTCGGGGCGTGCGCGTACCTGGTGCCGATCGTGGGCAGCGCCCTGCTGCTGTTCGACGGCGGCAACCCGGTGAGCCAGACCGCCGCCGCCGCGCTGTTCGGCCTGACCCTGGGAGCCGAGGTCGATGTCATCGCCTACCTCGCCTCGCGATACTTCGGCCTCAAGAACTTCGGCGGCCTCTTCGGCGGGTTGGTCGCGGCGTTGTCGCTGGGCACCGCGTTCGGCCCGCTGGCCGCCGGAGCCACCTCCGATCACTTCGGCGGCTACTCGAACTTCCTGATCCTCACCATGATCCTGATGGGTGCGAGCAGTCTGCTTCTCGCGAGCCTGAAGGCGCCCCCCGACTGGACCGTGGACGCGCAACCTGCGGTTGCCACCGGCACGGAACCCGCGCCATAG